In Polyangium spumosum, the DNA window GGGCTTGCCGGGCTGGGGGGAGAAGTCGGCCTCGTCCGTGCTCTCCGTGTTTGGCTCGATCGAGCGTATCCCGCGCGAGGCTTCCGCGTGGGGCATCAAGGTGCGTGGCGCCGACAAGCTCGCCGCGACGCTCGCCGCGCGGGCCGACGACGCGCGCCTCTTCAAGCAGCTCGCCACCCTCCGGACCGACGTGCCCTTGACCGAGGGCTTCGACGACCTCGCCTACCGCGGGGCGCGGCCCGAGCTCCGGGCGCTCTGCGACGCGCTCGGTTTGCCTGACCTCGTCAAACGCGTGACACGCTGGGCGCCTTGAACCGTGGGGGCCGTGACGGAGGCCGCTCGAATTTTGCGTGCCGTCCTGGCCGAGCCGTCGAGAAGATGCCCGCCGCCCCGCTGCTGGTGTAGAACCGGGGCCGGTGGAGTCCGGACTGGGGGGCACGTACGACGGTGGCGCTGGGGAGTTCCCCGATGGGCCCGAGTCTCTTGCCGGCGATGACAGGCAGACGCTCGTCATCATCGGCAACGGGATGGTGAGCTATCGGCTCTGCCAGAAGCTCGTCGAGAACGGCGTCAACCAATCGATCCGCATCGTCGTCTTCGGCGAGGAGCGCTTCCCCGCCTACGACCGCGTCCACCTCACCGACATCTTCGGCGGGCGCGACGGCGAGAGCCTGATCCTCGCGGAGGAGGACTGGTACGAGTCCCACGGCATCGACCTCTTCCTCGACGACCCGGTCGTCTACGTCGACCGCGAGCGCAGCTACGTCCAGTCGTACTCGGGCCGCCGCGTCCCCTACAACCGCCTCGTCTTCGCCACGGGCTCCGAGCCCTTCGTGCCGCCCATCGAGGGCATCCGCGTCGAGACCGACGACGGCACCAAGCACATCCGCCCGGGCGTCTACGTCTACCGGACCTTCGACGACGTCTACAACATCGAGTCACACGTCGAGGGCTCGCTGCGCGTCGCCGTGATCGGCGGCGGCTTGCTCGGCCTCGAGGCGGCGAAGGCGATCTACGACCTCGGCCGGCGGCTGCACCCGATCGAGGTCCAGGTCATCGAGGTCGCGCCGGGCTTGATGCCGCGGCAGCTCGACGCGCAGGGCGCCGCGGCGCTCAAGGAGAAGATCGAGGAGCTCGGCGTCAAGGTCCAGGTCGGCAAGAAGATCAAGGCCGTGCTCTCGGCGAAGGAGCACTTCGCCTCGAAGAAGAGGGCCGAAAAGGCGGCCTCGAAGGCGGCGTGGCGGCAGGCGAGGGAGGCGGAGCGGCAGGCGAAGAGACAAGCGAGGCAGGCCCTCATGGCGCTCTCGCCCGGCGAGCTCGCCCCCGGCAACGCCGGCCCCTACCGCTTCACCCAGCCGCGCGGCGACGTCGACGAGGAGACGCCGGAGGAGCCCGAGCAAGAGCCGGAGGAAGAGGACCTCGCGTCGTCCGAGGACGAGGTCGAGGAAGAAGAGGAGGCGTTCGAGGACGAGGAAGAGCGCCTCGTGATGCTCTTCGACGACGGCACGATCCTCGCCGTCGACATGATCATCGTCTCCACCGGCATCCGCCCGCGTGGCGAGATCGCGAAGGCCGCGGGCCTGAACTGCGCGGCGAACGGGGGGATCCTCGTCGACGATCGGCTCCAGACCTCGGACGAGCAGATCTTCGCGATCGGCGAGTGCGCCTGCCACAACGGCATGACGTATGGCCTCGTCGCGCCGGGTTACCAGATGGTCGACGTGCTGGTCGCGAACCTGCTCGGCGAGGACGCGGAGTTCAAGGGCGCCGATCAGTCCGCGAAGCTGAAGCTGCTCGGGGTCACGGTCGCGGCGCTCGGCGAGTACGACGGCGACACGAAGCCGCTCTCGTCGGCGCTCCGGTACACGACCGGCGGCGTCTATCGCAAGCTCGTCACGCGCCAGGGCAAGCTCATCGGCGCGGTCACCGTGGGCGACTGGGAGAACCTCGATCGCATCCGCGACGCGCTCGTCGCGCCCGTGCCGATGTCGTTCTTCGACATGCGGCGCTTCCGCTCGACGGGCAACCTCTTCGCGAAGGAGGAGTCGAAGAGCATCACCGAGTGGGCCGACGACGCGGTCGTCTGCGGCTGCATGCGCGTCACGCGTGGCGCGCTCAGCCTGGCGATCGTCGAGGGCTGCGGGACGATGCAGGCGCTCTGCAGCAAGACGGGCGCGGGCACGGTCTGCGGCTCGTGCAAGCCGCTCATCGCGGAGCTGCTCGGCGTCGACGAGAACGCGCAGGTCCCCGTGGCGGTGCCCGTCTCCTCGGTGCGTATGGGCGAGCGCCCGACCTTGCGGGAGCGAGCGCCCACGTCGCGCCGCTCGATGACCCCCGCGCCGGCCTCGCAGCGCCGCTCGACGTTGCCGGGTGTCTCGCGCTCCTCGACGCTGATGAACATCGTGATGCCGGGCAGCTTGCCGCCGTCGACCGGCGGGCGCGCGCGGCGCAAGACGCTCACGCAGATCGACCTCACGGCCGGGCTCGCGGATTTCAGCGCCGAGGCGCCGGCCGCCTTTGCCCCCGAGGCCATCATGCGCGAGACGGACGCGGCGCCGATCAGCAGCCGTCGCCCGCCGTCCTCGCGCCCGCCTGGCAGCCTCAAGCCGCGCCCCTCGTCGCGCCCGCCTGTGCCCACGCAGGCCGAGCTCGAGGCGGCGATCCGCGCGCTCGCGCCCCCGGCGTTACCCGAGGACGAGGCCGAGGTGGGCCTCTCGTCCGATCGTTCGCCGGCGTTGCTCTCCGAGGAGCCGGCGCGCGAGGCCATGGACCTGCAGATCACGCCGCTGCCTCCCTTGCCGACGTTCCTGGACGAGTCCACGAGCTCTGACGACGTCGAGGGCGCGGACGAGGACGACGACGCGTACGAGGAGGAGGCGGAGGCCGCGTTCAAGGCGCTCGACGAGGGCGACTACGACTACGGCTACGTGCAGGCGCGGCGGAGCTGGGTGCCGCCGAAGCGGCATGGTTTGCTCCCGCCCGAGGGGCGCCCGTCCCTGCCAGACATCATCCTGCCGCGCATCAAGGGACCGCCGCCGCCCGAGTCGGGGCTCCGGCCTCTCCTCGTCGCTTCGATGGGCGCGTTCCTCCTCTCGGTGGTGGCGGTCGCGGCGCGGCCGATCCCGGTGCCTGCGACGATGGCGGGCCGGCTCGGCCCTGCTCGTCTGCTCACGGACGACACGCTGAAGCAGATCTCGGGCTACGTGCTCCTGGGGCTCTGCGTGCTCAGCCTGGTGCTCTCGCTGCGCAAGCGCTGGCGGCGGTTCACGTGGCTCGACGTGCCCGTGTTCCGTGCGATCCACGGGGTGATCGGGGCCTCGACGTTGCTCGCGCTCGTGGCGCACACGGGCCTTCGGCTCGGCCACAAGTTCAACCTCATCCTGTCGGTCGATTTCCTTCTGGTCTGCGTGCTCGGCGCGGTGGCCGGCGTGGTCACGGCGATCTCGAACCGCTGGAGCCCGATGAAGGCGCGCGACAGGCGCCTCTCCACGTCACGCGCGCACCTCTGGGCGTTCTGGCCGCTGCCGGTGCTGGTCGCGTTGCACGTGGTGCAGGTCTACTACTACTGACCCGACTCGTATCGGAGGCGGTCAGAGCTCGACGAGTTGTCGTTCGAGTTGATGCGGAAGGTCCCGAAGCTGTGTCGCGCAGCGGCAGCGATATTCGGCGGTTACCTGCTCTGGAACACCGAGATAACGCCTCATACGCTCTTCGAGATCTCTGACGGCCCTCTTCAATATCTCCGCTTCTGTTCGAGCCCTGTCGTCGTCGGAA includes these proteins:
- a CDS encoding FAD-dependent oxidoreductase, with translation MESGLGGTYDGGAGEFPDGPESLAGDDRQTLVIIGNGMVSYRLCQKLVENGVNQSIRIVVFGEERFPAYDRVHLTDIFGGRDGESLILAEEDWYESHGIDLFLDDPVVYVDRERSYVQSYSGRRVPYNRLVFATGSEPFVPPIEGIRVETDDGTKHIRPGVYVYRTFDDVYNIESHVEGSLRVAVIGGGLLGLEAAKAIYDLGRRLHPIEVQVIEVAPGLMPRQLDAQGAAALKEKIEELGVKVQVGKKIKAVLSAKEHFASKKRAEKAASKAAWRQAREAERQAKRQARQALMALSPGELAPGNAGPYRFTQPRGDVDEETPEEPEQEPEEEDLASSEDEVEEEEEAFEDEEERLVMLFDDGTILAVDMIIVSTGIRPRGEIAKAAGLNCAANGGILVDDRLQTSDEQIFAIGECACHNGMTYGLVAPGYQMVDVLVANLLGEDAEFKGADQSAKLKLLGVTVAALGEYDGDTKPLSSALRYTTGGVYRKLVTRQGKLIGAVTVGDWENLDRIRDALVAPVPMSFFDMRRFRSTGNLFAKEESKSITEWADDAVVCGCMRVTRGALSLAIVEGCGTMQALCSKTGAGTVCGSCKPLIAELLGVDENAQVPVAVPVSSVRMGERPTLRERAPTSRRSMTPAPASQRRSTLPGVSRSSTLMNIVMPGSLPPSTGGRARRKTLTQIDLTAGLADFSAEAPAAFAPEAIMRETDAAPISSRRPPSSRPPGSLKPRPSSRPPVPTQAELEAAIRALAPPALPEDEAEVGLSSDRSPALLSEEPAREAMDLQITPLPPLPTFLDESTSSDDVEGADEDDDAYEEEAEAAFKALDEGDYDYGYVQARRSWVPPKRHGLLPPEGRPSLPDIILPRIKGPPPPESGLRPLLVASMGAFLLSVVAVAARPIPVPATMAGRLGPARLLTDDTLKQISGYVLLGLCVLSLVLSLRKRWRRFTWLDVPVFRAIHGVIGASTLLALVAHTGLRLGHKFNLILSVDFLLVCVLGAVAGVVTAISNRWSPMKARDRRLSTSRAHLWAFWPLPVLVALHVVQVYYY